In one Leptogranulimonas caecicola genomic region, the following are encoded:
- a CDS encoding ATP-binding cassette domain-containing protein, with protein MYEVHDLVLGFARKRLLEHASLTLEPGRVTGLIAPNGFGKTTLLRWLAGNRSLGQASRRMLDGHKEPKPQAIRSKVFYMPGDGSLLNPQLSGRDHLQTAAQLWKSSADIAQVVTQCSMEPYIEWAVRRLSQGMAQQLALACAYVAQPKYLLLDEPMNALDPTHAESNGHYLRALARRGSAVLFSSHILDNVTAVCDSVLTMEGRRLTEHENTRSRGFAAELYRRTYQTVNDAPGSAASRQPPR; from the coding sequence ATGTACGAAGTACATGATTTGGTGCTGGGATTCGCGCGCAAAAGGCTGCTTGAACACGCGTCTCTCACGCTTGAGCCCGGACGGGTCACAGGCCTTATCGCCCCCAATGGCTTTGGCAAGACCACGTTGCTGCGGTGGCTGGCGGGCAATAGGAGCCTGGGACAGGCAAGCCGCCGCATGCTTGACGGCCACAAAGAGCCCAAGCCTCAGGCCATTCGATCGAAGGTTTTTTATATGCCTGGAGACGGCTCTCTGCTCAACCCTCAGCTGAGCGGTCGGGATCACCTGCAAACGGCAGCTCAGCTTTGGAAAAGCTCCGCAGACATTGCGCAGGTAGTAACCCAATGCTCTATGGAACCCTATATAGAGTGGGCCGTCCGGCGCCTATCCCAAGGCATGGCCCAGCAGCTGGCACTGGCCTGTGCCTACGTGGCACAACCCAAGTATCTGCTTTTGGACGAGCCTATGAACGCGTTGGACCCCACCCATGCCGAGTCCAATGGGCATTATCTGCGCGCCTTGGCTCGGCGCGGGAGCGCTGTGCTGTTCTCATCCCACATCTTGGACAACGTGACTGCCGTGTGCGACAGCGTGCTCACGATGGAAGGGAGGCGGCTGACCGAGCACGAAAACACCCGCAGCCGGGGATTTGCTGCGGAGTTGTATCGTAGAACCTATCAAACAGTGAATGACGCACCGGGCAGCGCGGCTTCTCGCCAACCGCCTCGATGA
- a CDS encoding spermidine synthase — MNKPTLSSLKPVAIGALTVAAGAAGAFGATKLAQHLALRADRLVPTRFGVAHLFTTTDSEGRLMRVLSVGGGWQSVMYLDDPDEPVAAHSRGLDVIFSPEMAAQGVHPKNVLVVGGAGCCWPRHAIKEHEDLSITVCEIDPMIIEIARREFHLDHAIEFAGTLPSGEPRLKVVQEDGLSFLVKRKVLGRGAAQPYDVIVNDAYAGTSAPSDLMSGYGLDMAKENLAQDGLYLVNVVAPAKDPTRVLEARDALLMAFEHVYDLRCPDPLAQDENNILIASDRELEVPGATEL; from the coding sequence ATGAACAAGCCCACCTTGTCTTCCCTGAAGCCCGTGGCCATCGGCGCCCTTACGGTCGCTGCCGGCGCCGCGGGAGCCTTTGGCGCCACCAAACTCGCCCAGCATCTGGCCTTGCGCGCCGACCGCCTGGTGCCCACCCGCTTTGGCGTGGCCCATCTGTTCACCACCACCGACTCTGAAGGCCGCCTCATGCGCGTGCTCTCAGTAGGCGGCGGCTGGCAATCGGTGATGTATCTGGACGACCCGGACGAGCCTGTGGCGGCCCACAGCCGCGGCTTAGACGTCATCTTCTCCCCTGAGATGGCCGCCCAGGGCGTCCATCCCAAAAACGTGCTGGTGGTAGGCGGCGCCGGCTGCTGCTGGCCACGCCACGCCATCAAGGAGCATGAGGATCTCTCCATCACCGTGTGTGAGATCGACCCCATGATCATCGAGATCGCCCGCCGGGAGTTCCACCTAGACCACGCCATCGAGTTCGCAGGCACCCTGCCCTCCGGCGAGCCGCGCCTGAAGGTGGTGCAGGAGGACGGCCTAAGCTTCCTGGTGAAGCGCAAGGTCTTGGGCCGCGGCGCTGCCCAGCCTTACGACGTCATCGTCAACGACGCCTACGCCGGCACCTCCGCCCCCTCGGACCTCATGAGCGGCTACGGCCTGGATATGGCCAAAGAGAACCTTGCTCAAGACGGTCTCTACCTGGTGAATGTAGTAGCACCCGCAAAGGACCCCACTCGCGTCCTTGAGGCCCGCGACGCCCTGCTCATGGCCTTCGAGCACGTCTATGACCTGCGCTGCCCCGACCCTCTGGCCCAAGATGAGAACAACATTCTCATCGCCAGCGACCGCGAGCTTGAGGTGCCCGGCGCTACCGAGCTCTAA
- a CDS encoding PaaI family thioesterase — translation MSASESCPHCAPAGPGCEHNQPINDMCFVCGYENPAGLHAQFVEDDTPGQVTGVFTARDIHCSYPGRLHGGVIAAICDESIGRAYISGNHDHWGVTMELTVRYHKPTPLNVPLTVKASITKETRRTFEGQCDLFTQEGLRCVSASAIYAKLPVERIIAECTSDDSYVWVPDTRSIPTEELDAPEHR, via the coding sequence ATGTCTGCTTCTGAATCCTGCCCCCACTGCGCGCCTGCGGGCCCCGGCTGCGAGCACAATCAACCTATTAACGACATGTGCTTCGTGTGCGGCTACGAGAACCCCGCAGGCCTGCACGCCCAGTTTGTGGAGGACGACACCCCCGGTCAGGTGACAGGCGTGTTTACTGCACGCGATATCCACTGCAGCTATCCTGGGCGCCTCCACGGCGGCGTCATTGCGGCCATCTGCGACGAGTCCATTGGGCGCGCCTACATCAGCGGCAACCACGATCACTGGGGCGTCACCATGGAGCTCACCGTGCGCTACCACAAGCCCACACCGCTCAATGTGCCCCTCACGGTGAAGGCCTCTATCACCAAGGAAACTCGGCGCACCTTCGAGGGACAGTGCGACCTCTTTACCCAGGAAGGCCTGCGCTGCGTGAGCGCCAGCGCCATCTACGCCAAGCTGCCGGTGGAGCGCATCATCGCCGAGTGCACAAGCGACGATTCCTACGTATGGGTGCCTGACACCCGCTCCATCCCCACCGAGGAGCTAGACGCCCCCGAGCACCGCTAG
- the ettA gene encoding energy-dependent translational throttle protein EttA codes for MAEFVYQMHDVRKTAGDKVILDDVTMGFFPGAKIGVVGPNGMGKSTLLKVMAGKEDISNGEARLAPGYSVGMLDQEPELDEDATVLENIRQAFGPLLAKIDRFNEIGNEMAQPDADFDALMAEMGTLQDQIDAANGWDLDSQLSQAMDALQCPDPDTPVSVLSGGERRRVALCRLLLEAPDLLLLDEPTNHLDAESVLWLEHFLQNYPGAVMAVTHDRYFLDHVAQWICEVDRGTLYPYEGNYSTYLETKERRLAAQGQQQARLAKRMAAELEWVRSSPSARLTKNKARLERYEQMEAEARSAKKLDFAEIQIPVGPRLGAKVLEVEHLEKGFDDPSGERRVLIDDLSFTLPRNGIVGVIGPNGVGKTTLFKTIVGLELPDAGSVELGESVKLSYVDQNRAGIDPNKTVWEVVSDGNDFITVGETEVPSRAYVAAFGFKGPDQQKKAGVLSGGERNRLNLALTLKQGGNLLLLDEPTNDLDVETLSSLEAALLDFPGCSVVISHDRMFLDRVATHILAWEGTDENPGHWHWFEGNFEAYQKDREKRLGPDLSKPHRIHRKLTRD; via the coding sequence ATGGCAGAGTTTGTCTACCAGATGCACGACGTGCGCAAGACCGCCGGCGACAAGGTGATCTTGGACGACGTCACCATGGGCTTTTTCCCGGGCGCCAAGATCGGCGTGGTGGGCCCTAACGGCATGGGCAAGTCCACCCTGCTCAAGGTCATGGCAGGCAAAGAGGACATCTCAAACGGCGAGGCCCGCCTGGCCCCCGGCTACAGCGTGGGCATGCTGGACCAAGAGCCTGAGCTGGACGAAGACGCCACGGTGCTGGAGAACATCCGCCAGGCCTTTGGCCCGCTGCTGGCGAAGATCGACCGGTTCAACGAGATCGGCAACGAGATGGCCCAGCCCGATGCAGACTTCGACGCCCTGATGGCCGAGATGGGCACCCTCCAAGACCAGATCGACGCTGCCAACGGTTGGGACTTGGACTCCCAGCTCTCCCAGGCCATGGACGCGCTTCAGTGCCCGGACCCCGATACCCCGGTCTCTGTGCTCTCCGGCGGCGAGCGCCGTCGCGTGGCTCTCTGCCGCCTGCTGCTGGAGGCCCCCGACCTGCTGCTTTTGGACGAGCCTACCAACCACCTAGACGCCGAGAGCGTCCTGTGGCTGGAGCATTTCCTGCAAAACTACCCCGGCGCCGTCATGGCCGTCACCCACGACCGCTACTTCCTGGATCATGTGGCCCAGTGGATCTGCGAGGTGGACCGCGGCACCCTCTATCCCTACGAGGGTAACTACTCCACCTACCTGGAGACCAAGGAGCGCCGCCTGGCCGCCCAGGGCCAGCAGCAGGCACGCCTGGCCAAGCGCATGGCCGCCGAGCTGGAATGGGTGCGCTCCAGCCCCAGCGCCCGCCTCACCAAGAACAAGGCCCGTCTGGAGCGCTACGAGCAGATGGAGGCCGAGGCCAGAAGCGCCAAGAAGCTGGACTTCGCCGAGATCCAGATACCCGTGGGCCCGCGCCTGGGCGCCAAGGTCCTCGAGGTGGAGCACCTGGAGAAGGGTTTCGATGATCCTTCCGGCGAGCGCCGCGTCCTTATCGACGACCTCTCTTTCACCTTGCCGAGAAACGGCATCGTGGGTGTCATCGGCCCTAACGGCGTTGGCAAGACCACCCTGTTCAAGACCATCGTTGGCCTTGAATTGCCAGATGCCGGCTCGGTGGAGCTGGGCGAGAGCGTCAAGCTCTCCTATGTGGACCAGAACCGTGCCGGCATCGATCCTAACAAGACGGTGTGGGAAGTGGTCTCCGACGGCAACGACTTCATCACCGTGGGCGAGACCGAGGTCCCCAGCCGCGCCTATGTGGCGGCCTTTGGCTTCAAAGGTCCCGACCAGCAGAAAAAGGCCGGCGTGCTCTCCGGCGGCGAGCGCAACCGCCTGAACCTGGCCCTCACCTTGAAGCAGGGCGGAAACCTGCTGCTTTTGGACGAGCCCACCAACGACCTGGACGTGGAAACGCTCTCCAGCCTAGAGGCGGCGCTTTTGGACTTCCCCGGATGCTCGGTGGTGATCTCCCACGACCGCATGTTCTTGGACCGCGTGGCCACCCACATCCTTGCCTGGGAAGGCACCGATGAGAACCCCGGCCACTGGCACTGGTTCGAGGGCAACTTCGAGGCCTACCAGAAGGATCGTGAGAAGCGCCTGGGTCCTGATCTATCCAAGCCCCACCGCATCCACCGCAAGCTCACCCGCGACTAA
- a CDS encoding diphosphate--fructose-6-phosphate 1-phosphotransferase gives MEQKWDTTVLVGQSGGPTAAINASLVGVWEAAYRLGARVVGMRNGIEGFLAGATVDLDAIVSDPLQAELLRHTPASFLGSCRYKLPDPEDDATPYQELFSRFEALGAGAVLYIGGNDSMDTIEKLARYGESAGSPIRFMGVAKTIDNDLMGTDHTPGYGSAAKFVATSVHELRRDSDTYFMKSVTVVEIMGRDAGWLTAAAALAGAPGQDGPDLFLLPEAPVSLDDIVSRVDKLFKTQNTVIIAASEGARTPTGEPLYQDESVGVDAFGHAAAQSGLCRYLAGVIKERLGVKTRAVELSTLQRCAAHLASATDLAEAATLGSTSLQAAASGATGMLSVIHRISDDPYAVRYGLKAISDVANGVRTIPRSWITPDGMGLTQVFLDYARPLIAGEVHPIFVDGVPWYPRLAKE, from the coding sequence ATGGAGCAAAAGTGGGACACCACGGTGTTGGTGGGGCAGTCGGGAGGCCCCACCGCCGCCATCAACGCCAGCCTTGTTGGAGTGTGGGAAGCCGCCTACAGGCTGGGAGCCCGCGTGGTGGGCATGCGCAACGGCATCGAGGGCTTTTTGGCCGGCGCCACGGTGGATCTGGACGCCATCGTGAGCGACCCGCTCCAGGCCGAGCTGCTGCGCCATACTCCGGCCTCGTTTTTGGGCAGCTGTCGCTACAAGCTGCCGGATCCCGAGGATGACGCCACGCCTTACCAGGAGCTTTTCTCGCGCTTTGAAGCCCTGGGCGCAGGGGCGGTGCTCTACATTGGCGGCAACGACTCCATGGACACCATCGAGAAGCTGGCCCGCTACGGCGAGAGCGCAGGAAGCCCCATCCGCTTCATGGGCGTTGCCAAGACCATCGACAACGACCTGATGGGCACCGACCACACCCCCGGCTATGGCAGCGCTGCCAAATTTGTGGCCACCTCGGTCCATGAGCTGAGAAGGGATTCCGACACCTACTTTATGAAGTCGGTCACCGTGGTGGAGATCATGGGCCGCGATGCCGGCTGGCTCACCGCCGCCGCAGCCCTGGCAGGGGCTCCAGGACAAGACGGCCCCGACCTGTTCCTGCTGCCGGAGGCTCCGGTGAGCTTGGACGACATCGTTTCTCGGGTAGATAAGCTCTTCAAAACCCAGAACACCGTCATTATCGCGGCCAGCGAGGGCGCCCGCACGCCCACGGGAGAGCCGCTCTATCAGGACGAGTCGGTGGGTGTGGACGCCTTTGGCCATGCGGCGGCCCAGTCCGGGCTCTGCCGCTACTTGGCCGGCGTCATCAAGGAGCGTCTGGGAGTCAAGACCCGCGCGGTGGAGCTCTCCACCCTCCAGCGCTGTGCCGCGCATCTGGCCAGCGCCACCGACCTCGCAGAAGCCGCCACCCTGGGCTCCACCTCGCTGCAGGCAGCAGCGTCCGGGGCCACTGGCATGCTTTCGGTGATTCACCGCATCTCCGACGACCCCTACGCGGTACGCTATGGTCTCAAAGCCATCTCTGATGTGGCCAATGGGGTACGCACCATCCCACGCAGCTGGATCACGCCGGACGGCATGGGCCTCACCCAGGTCTTTTTAGACTACGCCCGCCCGCTCATTGCCGGCGAGGTCCATCCCATCTTTGTGGACGGAGTCCCCTGGTACCCCCGTCTTGCCAAGGAGTAG
- a CDS encoding YjdF family protein, giving the protein MRISVSSTLTLFHDGQFWVGIIEHVEDGRLGASRIVFGAEPSNEEVLHFVIEKWQTLAFGGVQLSAAKPLAANPKRRQREAARTAQRAPMSTKAQAALAEQREELRQESLRKRKERYASEKKARFEQRAKSRKEKRRGH; this is encoded by the coding sequence ATGCGGATCAGCGTGTCATCCACCCTGACCTTATTCCATGATGGGCAATTTTGGGTGGGTATCATCGAGCATGTTGAAGACGGGCGTCTTGGAGCTTCTCGCATTGTGTTTGGAGCAGAGCCTTCAAATGAAGAGGTTTTGCATTTTGTGATTGAAAAATGGCAAACCCTCGCGTTTGGCGGTGTACAGCTTTCTGCTGCCAAGCCTTTGGCAGCAAACCCAAAACGCCGTCAGCGCGAGGCAGCACGGACTGCTCAGCGGGCGCCCATGAGCACGAAAGCGCAGGCAGCCCTGGCTGAGCAGCGAGAAGAGCTCAGGCAAGAATCGTTGCGGAAGCGAAAAGAGCGCTATGCCAGCGAAAAGAAAGCTCGTTTCGAACAGCGTGCCAAATCGCGCAAGGAGAAGAGGCGCGGCCATTAG
- a CDS encoding DUF3810 domain-containing protein, with the protein MPLHLPRRTIVGTCLCLTAAAAAWAGSLWLAASPSDAWAQGFYVPLSNAVGWVPGLASFSVAEWVLLAAAIAIIAYLIVSLRAIIKAGRGSRLTTFWRRAIPAVATVAAIWVIFMALQGLNYYRPTFAQLAGYGPALEQARSLPAEKHAARLAELCQELGRRMDESRAALGPVSDQWLRSRPATSGDGRGDFPAMAQEAKLLVEALNSPHPGLFDVEFSTPKPVLASRLLSLVGITGFYFPFTAEANASVDWPRFCVPATLCHELAHRAGFMREDEANYIGYLACVNSEDPLARYSGYTLAYNHAMNTLYGQDQAAWARINRQRSAAVAGDRAARSSMAASYRGPLQDLGDAVNDGYLKAQGQSSGTASYGLMVDLLLADPEFS; encoded by the coding sequence GTGCCCTTGCATCTTCCCCGCCGCACCATCGTGGGAACCTGCCTTTGCCTGACAGCTGCCGCAGCCGCCTGGGCCGGGTCGCTTTGGCTGGCGGCCAGCCCCTCCGACGCCTGGGCTCAAGGCTTCTACGTACCGCTGTCGAACGCCGTGGGCTGGGTGCCGGGGTTGGCGTCTTTCTCGGTAGCGGAATGGGTCCTTCTGGCTGCAGCCATCGCGATCATCGCATATCTCATAGTCAGCCTTCGGGCGATCATCAAAGCCGGCCGCGGGAGCAGACTCACGACCTTTTGGCGCCGCGCGATCCCCGCCGTCGCGACAGTGGCGGCCATCTGGGTGATCTTCATGGCGCTTCAAGGGCTCAACTACTACCGACCTACTTTCGCCCAGCTCGCCGGCTATGGGCCGGCCCTTGAGCAGGCGCGCAGCCTCCCTGCCGAGAAGCACGCCGCCCGCCTAGCCGAGCTCTGCCAAGAGCTGGGACGCCGGATGGATGAGAGCCGGGCGGCGTTGGGGCCCGTCTCCGACCAGTGGCTTCGCAGCCGCCCTGCGACCTCGGGAGATGGGCGGGGAGACTTCCCTGCGATGGCCCAAGAGGCGAAATTGCTGGTCGAGGCCTTGAACTCCCCTCACCCTGGACTCTTCGACGTCGAGTTCTCCACCCCTAAGCCGGTACTGGCCTCTCGGCTCCTGTCGCTGGTGGGCATCACCGGCTTCTACTTTCCCTTTACCGCCGAGGCCAACGCGAGCGTTGACTGGCCCCGCTTTTGCGTGCCGGCCACCCTCTGCCACGAGCTGGCCCATCGCGCCGGGTTCATGCGCGAAGACGAGGCCAACTACATTGGCTATCTGGCCTGCGTGAACTCAGAGGACCCGCTGGCTCGCTACAGCGGCTACACCCTGGCCTACAACCATGCCATGAACACCCTCTACGGGCAGGATCAGGCCGCCTGGGCACGCATCAACCGTCAAAGGAGCGCCGCGGTGGCTGGCGACCGAGCGGCCCGCTCCTCGATGGCTGCCAGCTATCGAGGCCCTCTTCAAGATCTGGGAGACGCAGTGAACGACGGTTACCTCAAGGCCCAAGGGCAGTCGTCCGGCACCGCCAGCTACGGCCTCATGGTGGATCTGCTGCTGGCAGACCCGGAGTTTTCCTAG
- a CDS encoding sensor histidine kinase: MICVACVPFIYLWFSRFELGRQAERALMATAANESVVQEASLPTVSRVELGEEGQRLTQYPSMASAGYLPSFWGHLASTADVTPLNQVQRFSDQGHEFYYLVAGPDEAARQQGYHPWLVFCVDEGPYLALIDQATSLLLVIALGVCLLVRRGSGWLLRLIEEDRRRAKTFCANASHELKTPLMAITGYVEALESGLLPAERARPIIHRNVGTMSRLVDQIILLSQLDELSYEAHIEEADLREIAFEALEDVAPLADARHVILQADLPCQLPLRTDGRLAASALTSLLSVVVRQAQGAVEVSSHACADWVEIVVSYDAVPGDATAVDSADSSPMPASFDLSLAQECTSQLGGELHWDAAAEKTTFHLRLPRK; this comes from the coding sequence ATGATCTGCGTTGCCTGCGTACCCTTCATCTACCTGTGGTTTTCTCGCTTTGAGCTAGGAAGACAGGCAGAGCGGGCGCTGATGGCAACGGCTGCCAACGAATCTGTCGTCCAGGAAGCCTCGCTGCCCACGGTAAGTCGCGTGGAGTTGGGAGAAGAAGGCCAAAGGCTTACCCAGTACCCATCCATGGCTTCGGCCGGGTACTTGCCTTCTTTTTGGGGGCACCTCGCGAGCACTGCAGACGTCACGCCCCTTAACCAGGTGCAACGTTTTAGCGACCAAGGCCATGAGTTTTACTATCTGGTGGCAGGGCCCGATGAAGCCGCTCGTCAGCAGGGCTACCATCCTTGGCTCGTGTTCTGCGTGGACGAAGGCCCCTACCTCGCGCTGATCGACCAGGCGACTTCGCTCCTGCTGGTCATTGCCCTAGGAGTCTGCCTGCTGGTGAGGAGAGGCTCCGGCTGGCTGCTCAGGCTTATTGAAGAGGACCGCCGTCGCGCGAAAACCTTTTGCGCCAATGCCTCCCATGAGCTCAAGACACCCCTCATGGCCATCACCGGCTATGTGGAGGCGCTCGAAAGCGGGCTGCTCCCTGCCGAGCGCGCCCGGCCCATCATCCACCGCAACGTAGGCACCATGAGCAGGTTGGTAGATCAAATCATTTTGCTTTCCCAGCTTGACGAGCTGAGCTACGAAGCTCATATAGAAGAGGCGGACCTTCGCGAAATCGCCTTCGAGGCCTTGGAGGATGTGGCTCCCTTAGCTGATGCACGTCACGTTATTTTGCAAGCAGACCTCCCTTGCCAGCTCCCTCTACGCACCGACGGCCGCCTGGCTGCCAGCGCACTCACTTCTCTGCTGAGCGTGGTCGTTCGCCAAGCCCAAGGTGCGGTTGAGGTGAGCTCTCACGCATGCGCCGACTGGGTGGAGATTGTTGTGAGTTATGATGCGGTCCCTGGCGACGCCACTGCCGTCGATTCGGCTGATAGCTCGCCGATGCCCGCCAGTTTTGATCTCTCGCTGGCCCAAGAGTGCACCTCGCAGCTAGGCGGGGAGTTGCACTGGGATGCTGCTGCCGAGAAGACCACCTTCCACCTGCGACTCCCTAGGAAGTAG
- a CDS encoding YxeA family protein, translated as MDALCASGHHGLWVRCAHERLEDPIARKILVGLVAVVAVGAAVAVVLHSELADPDIAYVQIDNDAVHSIEPHGGMCYSYQLEGVTPAGQTTPITLDTERILRDAAYLRLKTRPLVGVVSWEEVQWDEIPEAAQGKLPAPETVS; from the coding sequence ATGGACGCGCTCTGTGCGTCGGGCCACCATGGTCTGTGGGTGCGATGCGCGCATGAGCGATTGGAAGACCCCATAGCAAGAAAGATCCTGGTTGGGCTTGTGGCAGTAGTGGCAGTGGGCGCGGCAGTGGCAGTGGTGCTCCATAGCGAGTTGGCAGACCCCGACATCGCCTACGTCCAGATAGACAACGATGCCGTGCATTCCATCGAGCCCCATGGAGGCATGTGCTACTCCTATCAGCTGGAGGGTGTCACTCCAGCCGGTCAAACCACCCCCATCACCCTAGACACCGAGCGTATCCTTCGCGACGCCGCCTACCTGCGCCTCAAGACTCGCCCACTGGTAGGCGTCGTCTCCTGGGAAGAGGTGCAGTGGGATGAGATCCCCGAGGCTGCCCAGGGCAAACTGCCTGCCCCTGAGACAGTCTCATAG
- a CDS encoding DNA-deoxyinosine glycosylase, translating to MQTQQVTHTLEPVYDSASRVLVLGTMPSPKSRELGFYYGHPQNRFWRVLAALFGEPVPETVEAKRALVLAHGIALWDVLASCHIAGASDASIKDAVPNDLGPLLTAAPIQAVATTGAAAARFYRQFDKPQWPELEHVALPSTSAANASLRLDDLIVAYEPLRELAGGDNLSSLDDKLAHQ from the coding sequence GTGCAAACTCAGCAGGTCACCCACACTTTGGAACCGGTCTATGACAGCGCCAGCCGCGTGTTGGTGTTGGGCACTATGCCCAGTCCAAAATCTCGGGAGCTGGGATTTTACTACGGGCATCCCCAAAACCGCTTTTGGCGGGTGCTGGCAGCGCTCTTTGGCGAGCCGGTGCCAGAAACCGTTGAAGCCAAACGGGCGCTGGTGTTGGCCCATGGCATCGCCCTTTGGGACGTACTGGCTTCCTGCCATATCGCCGGGGCATCGGATGCCTCCATCAAGGATGCAGTGCCCAACGACTTGGGACCGCTGCTCACTGCCGCGCCTATCCAGGCCGTGGCAACCACCGGGGCTGCGGCGGCACGGTTTTATCGGCAGTTCGACAAGCCGCAGTGGCCGGAGCTCGAACATGTGGCGCTGCCCTCTACCAGCGCGGCCAACGCATCTCTGCGCTTAGATGATCTGATTGTCGCCTATGAGCCTTTAAGAGAGCTGGCGGGCGGGGACAACCTGTCGAGCCTCGATGACAAGTTGGCGCACCAGTAG
- a CDS encoding GNAT family N-acetyltransferase, translating into MVIRSARTSDLPAIMSVIECARSRMRAEGNAGQWEGYPTEHTILDDIDAGTFYVFVDDGSEVHGCFSLAAGPDPDYGDIDGAWIDSSPYGVIHRVATDNTFSHAMAQIVDFAKDQGFYHLRIDTNGHNVTMQAVLERLGFVYCGELRRWREGPWVAYELTPQVPAATQAASV; encoded by the coding sequence ATGGTCATTCGTTCTGCGCGCACTAGCGATCTACCTGCCATTATGAGTGTTATCGAGTGCGCCCGCAGCCGCATGCGGGCCGAGGGCAATGCCGGTCAGTGGGAGGGCTATCCCACCGAGCATACAATTCTCGACGATATCGACGCCGGAACCTTTTACGTGTTTGTGGATGACGGCTCAGAGGTCCATGGCTGCTTCTCGCTGGCCGCGGGGCCAGACCCAGATTATGGCGATATCGACGGCGCCTGGATCGACAGCTCTCCCTATGGCGTGATTCATCGCGTTGCTACCGACAACACCTTTTCCCACGCCATGGCCCAGATTGTGGACTTCGCTAAGGACCAGGGGTTTTACCACCTTCGCATCGACACCAACGGCCACAACGTCACCATGCAGGCGGTGCTTGAGCGCCTGGGCTTTGTCTACTGCGGCGAGCTTAGGCGTTGGCGCGAGGGGCCTTGGGTGGCCTATGAGCTCACGCCGCAGGTGCCGGCCGCCACGCAGGCTGCCAGCGTCTAG
- a CDS encoding response regulator transcription factor, with product MAKIYFADDDPDTRTLVVACLERAGHEVEGFANGASLLSAFRRSPSDLAILDVMMPGMSGLEALSELRRASSLPVLLLTAKGAPDDQCEGLDSGADDYLPKPFELRVLVSRIQALLRRTALLEPQAVPSEALNRDLVCKNLAFEAKTRRFWVTSLPRKTSTAGSTRPGPSKPRRQELKLTPLEADLLGYLMAHFEEPVARGELVRAVWGYEEVVASRAPDEANRRLRRKLLDAGSQVINETVWGYGWRLAPKEVPQDAQ from the coding sequence ATGGCAAAGATCTACTTCGCCGACGATGACCCAGACACTCGCACCTTGGTGGTTGCCTGCCTAGAGCGGGCAGGCCATGAAGTGGAAGGCTTTGCCAACGGGGCCTCTCTGTTGAGCGCCTTTCGCCGCAGCCCCTCCGATTTGGCGATCCTCGACGTCATGATGCCGGGCATGAGCGGCCTTGAAGCCCTAAGCGAACTTCGCCGCGCCTCGAGCTTGCCCGTGCTGCTCCTTACCGCCAAAGGCGCCCCGGACGACCAGTGCGAAGGCCTCGACTCGGGCGCCGACGACTACCTTCCCAAGCCTTTCGAGCTCCGCGTGCTTGTGTCGCGCATCCAAGCCCTGCTGCGCCGCACGGCTTTGCTTGAACCACAAGCTGTGCCGTCTGAAGCATTGAATCGCGACCTTGTGTGCAAAAACCTCGCCTTCGAGGCCAAGACTCGTCGCTTTTGGGTGACATCCTTGCCGAGAAAAACCTCCACCGCCGGATCAACCCGCCCCGGCCCTTCAAAGCCTCGCCGTCAAGAGCTCAAGCTCACACCCCTGGAGGCTGATCTTCTCGGATACCTGATGGCGCACTTTGAAGAACCCGTAGCGCGTGGCGAGCTGGTTCGCGCGGTGTGGGGCTATGAGGAGGTAGTGGCCTCTCGGGCGCCAGACGAAGCCAACCGGCGCCTTCGCCGCAAGCTGCTTGACGCCGGCTCCCAGGTGATCAACGAGACCGTATGGGGCTATGGCTGGCGGTTGGCTCCAAAGGAGGTGCCCCAGGATGCCCAGTGA